The Flavobacterium sp. M31R6 nucleotide sequence TTAGCTTATTGGCAATTGCAATCGCTTCCATCTCAAGATGCGGAAAAAATTTGGCCGCAAAAGCACCAGCCTGACTTTCATCAATTACAAAAAAACCTCCCCATGGTCTAGTCTGGTCTTCTTGAACAACTGTGAAGTTATCTTTTTTTAATTCAGCAGCAATTTGCTCAAAAACAGCACTTTTATCTAAATTATTTGAGATTTTTAAATTCATTTTTTTAGTTTCATTTTTAATATAAATGTTCTGCTTGAAATCAAAGTTTGTTAATTCTAATTTCTGTAAATAATAAAATCGTTTGTTTTTAATTTGGTACTGCCCATTAAAATTTTTCCATCTTTTGGAAGGTTCATTTTCTTTTCCGAACCAAAATTAATAACGACTGTAATTTGATCTCCTTCAAAAGATCGAGTGAACAAAATTTGGTCGTCTTTATGCTCAAGTCTAGTGTAAGTACCGTATTGTAAGACTTTTTCATTATTTCTTAAAGCAATCAACTTTTTATAGCTATTAAGAATTGAATTTTCACTGTTCAATAACTCTTGTACATTGTTTTTTTGATAATCAGAATTAATTTTAATCCATGTTTTCTCGTTTGAAAATCCTGCAAAAGCATTCCCATTCCACTGCATTGGACTTCGCGATTTATCACGATTGTGTTCATTTCCTTCCAAAAGTGCTTCAACAGGATTTTTACCTTTGGCAAGAGCCAATTGATAATGCGTTTTTCCCTGAATATCCACCATTTCTTCCAGATTATTCGCGATGATATTGTGCATCCCGATTTCTTCACCATAGTACACAAAAGGAACTCCTTTGGCGGTAAGCATCAAAGCCGCTAATGCCAAAGCTCTGTCAGGATTTCCATCTGCCAATCGGTCAATCATTCGAGGCATATCATGACTTCCAAAAAACAAAGTTGGGTAATTACTCATGTTTTTTTCCATGCTTTGCAACTCATCAAAAATGCGTTGTGAAGAAAATATTTTTATACTTCCAAAGTTGAAATTAAAAACCACATCCAATAAATCCTGTGATTGATATTGTTTCAGCACTTCAATTTTATCGCTCCCAATTTCTCCAACTATAAAACGATTATCATACTCGTTTACAGTCGATTTTATGATTCGCATGGCATTTTTAACACCCGATTGATCAATATCATTTATGTGTTGTTGCTGCCCATCTTTAAAAGAATTATCGATTGTAATTCCGTCAGTGTTTAAAAAATTAATCACGTCCAGTCGAAAACCATCTACACCACTGTCCAACCAAAATCGAAGTGCTTTTTGAACCTCAGCAACAACTTTTGGATTAGACCAGTTGAGATCTGCCATTTTTTTATCAAACTTATGATAATAGTATTGATTGGTCAGTGTGTCCTTTTCCCAAGCCGTTCCTCCAAAAAAAGATTCCCAATTGTTCGGTTTATCTTTCCAGATATAATAATCCCGATATTGATTATCAATAGATTTTCGAGATTCTTGAAACCACTTACAGTCGGTTGAAGTGTGATTCAAAACCATATCCATAATGACTTTGATTCCTCTTTTATGGGCTTCTTTCAAAAAAATATCAAAATCGGCTTTACTTCCATAAGTAGGATCTACCTCGTAATAATTGGCAATATCATAGCCATTATCCACTTTTGGTGAAGTAAGAAAAGGAGTCAACCAAATGCCTTTTATTCCCAACGATTGCAGGTAATCCAACTTGGAAGTCATTCCTTTAAAATCACCATAACCATCGCTATTGCTGTCTG carries:
- a CDS encoding alpha-amylase family glycosyl hydrolase; this translates as MQSKFIIMVLISFFMFDFVCVKAQNTEHKWWKESVFYQIYMPSYADSNSDGYGDFKGMTSKLDYLQSLGIKGIWLTPFLTSPKVDNGYDIANYYEVDPTYGSKADFDIFLKEAHKRGIKVIMDMVLNHTSTDCKWFQESRKSIDNQYRDYYIWKDKPNNWESFFGGTAWEKDTLTNQYYYHKFDKKMADLNWSNPKVVAEVQKALRFWLDSGVDGFRLDVINFLNTDGITIDNSFKDGQQQHINDIDQSGVKNAMRIIKSTVNEYDNRFIVGEIGSDKIEVLKQYQSQDLLDVVFNFNFGSIKIFSSQRIFDELQSMEKNMSNYPTLFFGSHDMPRMIDRLADGNPDRALALAALMLTAKGVPFVYYGEEIGMHNIIANNLEEMVDIQGKTHYQLALAKGKNPVEALLEGNEHNRDKSRSPMQWNGNAFAGFSNEKTWIKINSDYQKNNVQELLNSENSILNSYKKLIALRNNEKVLQYGTYTRLEHKDDQILFTRSFEGDQITVVINFGSEKKMNLPKDGKILMGSTKLKTNDFIIYRN